In Salinisphaera sp. LB1, one genomic interval encodes:
- a CDS encoding lipopolysaccharide biosynthesis protein, producing the protein MWRRRRKLRGDSVPAQPTTLRMAVVLSSLQQYTDLMVTFPSIMILSRLLTPAQIGVYSVAVTFVNLVHMLRDFGTSEYIVQADRLDTGKPQTAFTITWIIAWALAAALFFASPLIAAFFREPDLTQVLRILSITYLLLPIGSTTGSMLVRDLQFGIRYKINTSQLVVQNAVTIVLAWYGFGYFSPAWGAVAGMLTTVAGCLYWGRHYRIRGLGLAHWREVGDFGVKKTVGSIMNRLGDSAPDFVIGRMLGFSAVGMFSRGFGLVRLFRDNVSAAIGTVAYSALSQRHREGRSAAELYLRSITFITGLGWPFLGFASLMAFPIIRIFFGDQWDMAVPILRLLAIQVAISLVVMHYQDLLTAIGRVGTATAWVTIWQMLTVATLLIAASYGLVAIAAALIPTTVVLVGLVVIGIARETGIGLRAYLHALAPSALLALTTLVPVAGCRLVYPPAADALWGPILCAGAAALAGAVIGGLWTRHPLWLEIVQAYRHRRPRRENASA; encoded by the coding sequence ATGTGGCGGCGTCGCCGAAAACTGCGGGGCGACAGTGTCCCGGCGCAGCCGACGACGCTGCGTATGGCGGTGGTGCTATCGAGCCTTCAGCAGTACACCGATCTCATGGTCACCTTTCCTTCGATCATGATTCTGAGCCGGCTGCTCACGCCGGCTCAGATCGGCGTGTATTCGGTCGCGGTGACATTCGTCAATCTGGTCCACATGCTGCGGGATTTCGGGACCAGCGAATATATAGTTCAGGCGGATCGGCTCGACACCGGTAAGCCACAGACGGCATTCACAATCACCTGGATCATTGCATGGGCGTTGGCGGCCGCGCTGTTCTTTGCCAGCCCGTTGATCGCCGCGTTCTTCCGTGAGCCGGATCTCACGCAGGTGCTGCGTATTCTGTCGATCACGTATCTGCTGTTGCCGATCGGGTCCACCACCGGCTCAATGCTCGTGCGCGATCTGCAGTTCGGCATTCGCTACAAAATCAACACCAGCCAACTCGTGGTCCAGAATGCCGTGACCATCGTGCTGGCTTGGTATGGCTTCGGTTATTTCAGCCCGGCCTGGGGGGCGGTGGCCGGCATGCTGACGACGGTCGCGGGCTGTCTGTACTGGGGGCGGCATTATCGTATTCGCGGTCTTGGGCTGGCGCACTGGCGCGAAGTCGGCGATTTTGGCGTGAAGAAAACTGTGGGCAGCATTATGAATCGCCTCGGGGATAGCGCACCGGATTTCGTGATCGGTCGCATGCTGGGTTTCAGCGCGGTCGGCATGTTCAGCCGCGGCTTCGGCCTGGTTCGTCTGTTTCGCGACAACGTCTCGGCCGCGATCGGGACCGTGGCCTATTCGGCCTTGTCTCAGCGCCATCGAGAAGGCCGTAGTGCGGCCGAGCTGTATCTGCGTTCGATTACGTTCATTACCGGGCTGGGCTGGCCCTTTCTGGGCTTCGCGTCGCTCATGGCGTTCCCCATCATCCGGATATTCTTTGGCGATCAATGGGACATGGCGGTGCCGATACTTCGCCTGCTGGCGATCCAGGTCGCTATATCGCTTGTCGTGATGCATTATCAGGATCTGCTGACCGCGATAGGGCGTGTGGGCACGGCTACGGCCTGGGTCACGATATGGCAGATGCTCACGGTCGCAACGCTGCTGATCGCGGCAAGCTATGGCTTGGTGGCGATCGCTGCTGCACTCATTCCGACTACGGTCGTACTGGTGGGCTTGGTCGTGATCGGTATTGCCCGTGAGACCGGCATTGGGCTGCGTGCATATCTACACGCGCTAGCGCCCAGCGCCTTGCTTGCGCTGACGACGCTGGTGCCGGTGGCCGGCTGTCGGCTGGTTTACCCACCGGCAGCCGATGCGCTATGGGGGCCGATTCTGTGCGCGGGCGCCGCCGCGCTCGCCGGCGCGGTCATCGGCGGCCTGTGGACGCGCCATCCGCTCTGGCTCGAGATAGTGCAGGCCTATCGGCATCGCCGTCCCAGGCGTGAAAACGCCTCGGCCTGA
- a CDS encoding glycosyltransferase family A protein, giving the protein MLEPPQPAISMVIAAYNISAYIDECLQSLLVPEACDCEIIVVDDGSTDATPARLARYRDPRLRVVRQANGGLGAARNTGIAEARGRYLLFVDGDDWTSPDLVPRCLAAIEARPDVGIFVFDYFDVTAEGQSRRRCTPDFWGAHNAAWNKLYRRDAIGNDRFDVGLWYEDLASVRAWLACCARLAHIDAPLYFYRNDRTGSIMNALDDERLMHLPIAAERCVARIERCALSPTTLDERLGANWKRRFYTVEVFVRGIIQRPRAMPDAATRRAFVARMKARLPTGVPDVDVVRRQFGVKIAVASLCYKNDADRAAEILLYDLRRVRNRVARVFGR; this is encoded by the coding sequence ATGCTTGAGCCGCCGCAGCCCGCGATCAGCATGGTTATCGCGGCCTACAATATCTCTGCCTATATCGACGAGTGCCTTCAGTCCTTGCTTGTACCTGAAGCCTGCGACTGCGAGATCATCGTGGTCGATGACGGATCAACCGATGCCACGCCAGCGCGGTTAGCGCGCTACCGGGACCCGCGCCTACGCGTAGTGCGCCAAGCCAACGGTGGGCTAGGCGCCGCACGCAACACCGGCATTGCCGAAGCCCGAGGCCGTTATCTATTGTTCGTCGATGGCGATGACTGGACGTCGCCCGACTTGGTCCCACGGTGCCTTGCCGCAATCGAGGCACGTCCCGATGTCGGTATCTTCGTGTTCGACTATTTCGATGTCACCGCGGAAGGCCAGAGCCGGCGCCGATGCACGCCGGATTTCTGGGGGGCCCACAACGCCGCCTGGAACAAGCTCTATCGACGCGACGCAATCGGCAACGACCGGTTCGACGTGGGCCTGTGGTACGAGGATCTTGCCAGCGTCCGGGCTTGGCTCGCCTGCTGTGCACGGCTCGCGCATATCGATGCGCCATTGTATTTCTACCGTAACGATCGCACCGGCTCGATAATGAACGCGCTGGATGACGAGCGGCTCATGCACCTCCCGATCGCGGCCGAACGCTGTGTCGCACGCATCGAGCGCTGCGCGCTTTCCCCGACTACGCTTGATGAGCGATTGGGCGCAAACTGGAAACGACGCTTTTATACCGTCGAGGTCTTCGTGCGCGGGATCATCCAGCGACCGCGTGCCATGCCGGACGCCGCAACCCGCCGCGCGTTCGTCGCCCGTATGAAAGCTCGCCTGCCGACGGGCGTTCCGGATGTCGATGTCGTACGACGCCAGTTCGGCGTGAAGATCGCCGTAGCCAGCCTGTGCTACAAGAACGATGCTGATCGCGCCGCGGAGATACTGCTTTACGATTTGCGTCGTGTCCGCAATCGGGTGGCCAGGGTATTCGGCCGCTGA
- a CDS encoding glycosyltransferase: protein MDNGDDSARERRVLLVTFHYPPLAAAPGALRASAFARYLPAFGWQPHILAPRTSAYDPGSCEAGAVVPGHVHRAWAIDARRHLGWRRRYMAWTAVPDRWVAWLPGAIASGLAAIWRHDIQVIWSTYPIATSHLVAAVLARLTGRPWVAEFRDPMTLDGAPAQRRVLAAIERRVMQQADHLIFATDGSARDYVRRYPAIESRCTVIPNGYDPELQPDMSASPEAGEASAAAGPRRIVHSGQLYSRDRDPAVLFEALAGMKQAGRISSEQVRFVFRNTQDATLYAREVARLGLEDLVEIAPRLPHAAALAEQARADALLLLQGQGFNRQVPAKLFEYLRAGRPLLALVDPDGDTRALLEEVGVGECVAAPDRPEAIAAAVSALIECLDRYGSDHPRWRPAPDRLSKYSRRVGTARLAELLRELAPEGDRMCHKGEDN from the coding sequence ATGGATAACGGCGACGACTCGGCCCGCGAGCGGCGCGTCCTGCTCGTGACCTTTCACTACCCGCCGCTGGCGGCGGCTCCGGGTGCGCTACGAGCCAGCGCCTTTGCACGCTATCTGCCGGCGTTCGGGTGGCAGCCGCATATTCTGGCGCCCCGCACCAGTGCTTACGACCCGGGCAGTTGCGAGGCCGGTGCCGTGGTTCCCGGCCATGTGCATCGTGCCTGGGCGATCGATGCTCGGCGCCATCTTGGTTGGCGGCGTCGTTATATGGCCTGGACCGCGGTGCCGGATCGTTGGGTGGCTTGGCTACCGGGCGCGATCGCCAGTGGCCTGGCGGCGATCTGGCGCCACGATATTCAGGTGATCTGGTCGACTTATCCGATCGCGACCAGTCACCTGGTCGCGGCTGTACTCGCGCGTCTGACCGGCCGGCCTTGGGTGGCTGAATTCCGTGATCCCATGACGCTCGATGGCGCGCCCGCACAGCGGCGCGTTCTGGCGGCCATCGAGCGCCGGGTCATGCAACAAGCGGATCATCTGATATTTGCGACTGACGGTTCGGCGCGCGATTACGTTCGTCGTTATCCGGCGATCGAGTCGCGCTGTACGGTTATCCCGAACGGCTATGATCCGGAGCTACAGCCCGATATGTCGGCGTCGCCCGAGGCCGGGGAGGCGTCTGCGGCGGCCGGTCCGCGACGGATCGTGCATTCCGGTCAGCTTTACTCGAGGGATCGCGATCCGGCGGTGTTGTTCGAAGCGCTTGCCGGGATGAAGCAGGCCGGTCGTATTTCGTCCGAGCAGGTGCGATTCGTGTTTCGCAATACGCAGGATGCCACCCTCTATGCGCGCGAGGTCGCCCGCCTCGGGCTGGAGGATCTCGTGGAGATCGCCCCGCGACTGCCACATGCTGCAGCGCTGGCTGAACAGGCACGTGCCGATGCCTTGCTACTGCTCCAGGGGCAAGGCTTCAATCGCCAGGTGCCGGCCAAGTTGTTCGAGTATCTGCGTGCCGGCCGGCCGCTGCTGGCTCTTGTGGATCCCGACGGAGACACCCGAGCGCTGCTCGAGGAAGTGGGGGTAGGCGAGTGTGTCGCCGCCCCTGATCGGCCGGAGGCCATTGCGGCCGCCGTATCGGCACTGATTGAATGCCTGGATCGTTACGGCAGCGATCATCCGCGTTGGCGCCCGGCGCCCGATCGATTATCGAAATATTCCCGGCGCGTGGGAACGGCACGGCTTGCGGAGCTGCTGCGCGAGTTGGCGCCGGAAGGCGATCGAATGTGCCACAAGGGCGAGGACAACTAG